In bacterium, a genomic segment contains:
- a CDS encoding Fic family protein, with amino-acid sequence MNPKEYISNRAGRVVKQPSGYYSFLPEPLPPKNPPLKITAEIISLHGKASRAIGELKGVTSIISDPDLFVYLFVRKEALLSSQIEGTQCSLEDILDEDNDGSRHNQQDVTEVSNYINAMNYSLERVHKIPISNRLLKETHKILLQDVRGQTKDPGSFKKSPNWIGSPGATLESANFVPPPPEASIEGMSNLEKYIHTDDEMPKLIKAGLIHAQFETLHPFLDGNGRLGRLLITLLLCHWEILDKPLVYLSYFFKANRTEYYQKLTNIRSKGEWESWIQFFLQGIIETSEIAQQAAKDIYHLHNKDRATLHTESASQKVLQVFEAFCKFPILTVPELAKTIEGSNQNTLNRAIKTLLELKLLEQTTNQKRNRKFVYRSYMNILTRDTSLNMG; translated from the coding sequence ATGAATCCAAAAGAATATATCTCTAATAGAGCCGGACGCGTGGTAAAACAACCAAGTGGCTACTACTCTTTTTTACCAGAACCTCTTCCTCCAAAGAACCCTCCCCTAAAAATAACTGCAGAGATTATATCTCTTCATGGAAAAGCTTCTAGAGCTATTGGTGAATTAAAAGGAGTAACATCTATCATTTCGGATCCAGATCTTTTTGTGTATTTATTTGTTCGTAAAGAAGCCTTACTGAGTTCTCAAATTGAAGGGACACAATGCTCTCTTGAAGATATTTTAGATGAAGATAACGATGGGTCACGGCACAACCAACAAGATGTTACTGAAGTATCTAATTATATTAATGCAATGAACTATTCCTTAGAAAGAGTGCATAAAATTCCCATTTCCAATCGACTTTTAAAAGAAACGCATAAAATATTACTTCAAGACGTACGAGGTCAAACTAAAGATCCCGGTAGCTTTAAAAAAAGCCCAAATTGGATAGGTTCTCCAGGCGCTACCTTAGAGTCTGCCAACTTTGTTCCACCTCCCCCTGAAGCTTCAATTGAAGGCATGTCGAATTTGGAAAAATACATTCATACTGATGATGAAATGCCTAAACTTATCAAGGCAGGGTTGATTCATGCTCAATTTGAAACACTCCACCCATTTTTAGATGGAAATGGCCGGCTTGGAAGGTTGCTAATTACTTTACTGCTTTGTCATTGGGAAATTTTAGATAAGCCTCTTGTATATTTAAGCTATTTTTTTAAAGCGAATCGAACTGAATATTATCAAAAATTAACAAATATAAGAAGTAAAGGAGAATGGGAATCTTGGATACAATTTTTCTTACAAGGCATCATAGAAACTTCTGAAATAGCTCAACAAGCAGCTAAAGACATCTATCATCTTCACAACAAAGATAGGGCAACCCTTCATACAGAATCTGCTTCACAAAAAGTGCTCCAAGTATTTGAAGCCTTCTGTAAGTTTCCCATCTTAACTGTCCCCGAGCTAGCTAAAACTATAGAAGGATCAAATCAAAATACCTTAAACCGAGCTATAAAAACTTTATTAGAGTTAAAGCTTCTTGAACAAACAACCAATCAAAAAAGAAATCGAAAATTTGTTTACCGAAGTTATATGAACATACTTACAAGAGACACAAGCCTAAATATGGGTTAA
- a CDS encoding anaerobic C4-dicarboxylate transporter family protein, with protein sequence MDWELISVALQGLTVLICLGIGARMGGVAVGLWGGIGVILLSSIFHLPPGDFPISAMSIIFAVVTGAGAMQVAGGIDYLVNIAQRILKKNPRYITFLAPYVSWLFTIGAGTGNVYYSLLPVIEEISYRNGIRPERPLALSPEASQLGITSSPVSAAMAIMLGFLAPSNFSLGSIMLIVLPSTIIAIFVAAFIQNMRGQELEDDPHYQKRLQEGLVKKPAQLSKESEVSTQAKWSTWLFIGAVVIVVVFGFFESLRPQIFVENEFKPVKMTLLITMVMMAAAVAIIKLCHVDVRKIPSTKVFQSGMVSVLALMGIAWMANTFVGAHKELFSSWMQASAAQNVFILGIAFYILAALTTSQSSTTIIIVPIALAMNIPPAYIVAMWMAVIGIHFFPASGSQIATIEFDRSGTTRIGRWVINHSFLVPNLIVAITAVTCAYLIATLFFV encoded by the coding sequence ATGGATTGGGAACTTATTTCTGTTGCTTTACAAGGTCTTACCGTGCTCATTTGCTTAGGGATTGGCGCCCGAATGGGTGGAGTAGCCGTTGGTCTTTGGGGCGGTATAGGCGTTATCTTATTAAGCAGCATTTTCCATTTGCCTCCGGGTGATTTTCCCATATCAGCCATGAGTATCATTTTTGCTGTGGTTACAGGCGCTGGGGCCATGCAAGTTGCCGGTGGTATTGATTATTTGGTGAACATTGCACAGCGTATTTTAAAAAAGAATCCGCGCTACATTACATTTTTAGCGCCATATGTATCGTGGCTTTTTACCATTGGGGCAGGTACAGGCAATGTGTATTATTCTTTGTTACCGGTAATTGAAGAAATATCATACCGAAACGGTATTCGTCCTGAGCGTCCTTTGGCACTGTCTCCAGAAGCGTCACAGCTTGGAATTACCAGTTCACCTGTTTCAGCAGCAATGGCCATCATGCTCGGGTTTTTAGCCCCCTCTAATTTTAGTTTAGGCTCTATTATGCTTATTGTTTTACCTTCAACCATCATTGCAATTTTTGTTGCAGCTTTTATACAGAACATGCGTGGTCAAGAGCTTGAAGATGATCCTCATTATCAAAAACGCTTGCAAGAGGGCTTAGTCAAAAAACCCGCCCAGCTTAGCAAAGAGTCTGAAGTTTCAACTCAAGCCAAATGGAGCACATGGTTGTTTATAGGGGCGGTGGTCATTGTTGTTGTGTTTGGCTTTTTTGAATCTTTGCGTCCACAGATCTTTGTTGAAAATGAATTTAAGCCAGTCAAAATGACCTTGCTGATTACCATGGTGATGATGGCCGCTGCTGTTGCCATAATAAAACTGTGTCATGTTGATGTTAGAAAAATTCCATCTACAAAAGTATTTCAGTCAGGTATGGTTTCCGTCTTGGCTCTGATGGGAATTGCGTGGATGGCCAATACCTTTGTGGGAGCACATAAAGAGCTATTTTCAAGCTGGATGCAAGCCAGTGCAGCACAAAATGTGTTTATTCTGGGCATTGCTTTTTATATTTTAGCTGCCTTAACCACCAGCCAATCCAGTACAACCATTATTATTGTGCCTATTGCATTGGCTATGAATATACCCCCAGCATACATCGTTGCAATGTGGATGGCTGTGATAGGGATTCACTTTTTTCCAGCCAGCGGAAGTCAGATTGCAACCATTGAATTTGACCGCTCGGGAACCACACGCATAGGACGATGGGTTATTAATCATTCGTTTTTGGTCCCCAACCTTATTGTTGCAATAACTGCTGTTACTTGTGCTTACCTTATTGCCACCTTATTTTTTGTATAA
- a CDS encoding Fic family protein, giving the protein MIQTVLRTFTHVFHEKTYLRTFFMDCARFSWNTAYMITRALPETDACLAGYSYLISHYELKVPVPVILSAIGQKHTKYETDTWHVFTPRHAPDENLYGHLTFALRYEGIDLAILNALFHKISPAEIEQIVKNEPGGSYARRIWFLFEYLTNSELNISNISRRRYIDLVDPKIQYPGPSRQSKRHGINNNLPGVKDFCPLVRRTEKLDALIGQDLSQVALDSVGAIHPDVLMRAASFLLLEDSKASYAIEGETPPHNRAERWGRIIGQAGKAPLSRFELERLQKEVIVDSRFVQMGYRDEGGFIGSHDRSTNMPIPSHISAKHQDLDALMSGLIETAELLSDSDYPPVLAATLIAFGFVFIHPFEDGNGRLHRYLLHHVLIETGFIPKGLVFPVSSVILKRMTDYVTALEAYSKPRLSFVEWRSTDKGNVEVLNETIDLYRYFDATTQAEFFYECVHETITQALPDEVNYLQQYDEMKAFVNSYIDMPDRTADLLIRFLHQNDGKLSNRARSKEFSALTDEELQVFENKFEEIFKA; this is encoded by the coding sequence ATGATTCAGACTGTCCTCAGAACTTTTACGCACGTTTTTCATGAAAAAACCTATTTACGCACATTTTTCATGGACTGCGCACGTTTTTCATGGAATACTGCCTATATGATAACAAGAGCTTTACCAGAGACTGACGCTTGTTTAGCAGGCTATTCATACCTCATTAGTCATTATGAGCTTAAAGTTCCTGTGCCAGTAATTCTATCGGCTATTGGACAAAAACATACAAAATACGAAACAGATACCTGGCACGTTTTTACACCTCGCCATGCGCCAGACGAGAATTTATACGGGCATTTGACCTTTGCTTTGCGTTATGAAGGTATTGATCTTGCCATTTTAAATGCTCTGTTTCATAAAATATCACCAGCTGAAATAGAACAAATTGTAAAAAATGAACCAGGAGGAAGCTATGCTCGCCGTATATGGTTCTTATTTGAATATTTAACAAACAGTGAATTGAATATTTCTAATATTAGTAGACGTAGATATATCGACCTTGTTGATCCCAAGATTCAATATCCCGGACCGTCCCGCCAATCTAAGAGGCATGGCATAAACAATAACCTCCCCGGTGTTAAAGACTTTTGTCCACTAGTGCGCCGTACAGAAAAGCTGGATGCTTTGATCGGTCAAGACTTGTCTCAAGTGGCATTAGACAGTGTTGGTGCAATTCACCCAGATGTTTTGATGCGTGCGGCTAGTTTCTTATTACTCGAAGATTCAAAAGCGTCATACGCCATTGAGGGAGAAACACCCCCTCATAATCGTGCTGAACGCTGGGGACGTATTATCGGTCAAGCAGGGAAAGCGCCTTTATCAAGGTTTGAGCTGGAGCGACTGCAAAAAGAAGTCATTGTTGATAGCCGTTTTGTTCAAATGGGCTATCGTGATGAAGGTGGCTTTATCGGTAGTCATGACCGCTCAACAAACATGCCGATTCCAAGCCATATATCAGCCAAACATCAAGATTTAGACGCATTAATGAGCGGGCTTATTGAGACTGCAGAACTTTTGAGTGATAGTGATTATCCTCCTGTATTGGCGGCCACACTTATTGCATTCGGCTTTGTCTTTATACATCCTTTTGAAGATGGGAATGGTCGTTTACACAGGTATTTACTGCATCATGTGTTGATTGAAACAGGCTTTATCCCAAAGGGACTGGTATTTCCTGTTTCATCTGTTATCTTAAAACGCATGACAGATTATGTCACGGCGCTTGAAGCATATTCGAAACCACGTTTATCTTTTGTTGAGTGGCGTTCCACAGATAAAGGTAACGTTGAAGTACTTAACGAAACAATTGATCTCTATCGCTATTTTGATGCGACGACTCAGGCTGAATTCTTTTATGAATGTGTACATGAAACAATCACCCAAGCTTTGCCCGACGAGGTTAACTATCTCCAGCAATATGATGAGATGAAAGCATTTGTGAATAGCTACATTGATATGCCAGATCGTACAGCAGATCTTTTGATACGCTTCCTTCATCAAAATGATGGAAAATTATCCAACCGCGCACGCAGTAAAGAGTTCTCTGCTCTGACAGATGAAGAACTTCAGGTGTTTGAAAACAAGTTTGAAGAGATCTTCAAAGCATAA
- the murJ gene encoding murein biosynthesis integral membrane protein MurJ has protein sequence MSMQKNASKISAATFLSRILGLVREQIFAAVLGAGYFADAFIFAFRIPNLFRDLFAEGALSQAFVPTIAKFKEKQSQQATLAFFQSMLAMLILIVGFLTVLGIFLAPVFVDYIAPGFADIPGKRDLTIKLTRILFPFLLFVSCAALFMSVLNVYQEFLRPALAPAVFNLCSISVGLWVYFADFSNQTAVYAWAMATTFAGLAQASMQVPKLWRYGYRLIPKFKGVFKHPGVKTVLYLMLPAIIANAGTQVNVLVNTSLASLLEEGSISWLNYAFRLMQLPIGVFGVAISVVTLSQVSNLIAQNKVEDYKKNVSTALSFTLLLTLPSTIGLLFLGQPIIAMIYQRGLFDLYDTQNTFTALYFYSFGLPFYAGVKVLAPIFFAFDKSKIPTYASLTGIAVNIVFNLMYYKILGHGGLALGTSLAMLVNFLILLITLHVQEKIFMWSAILKSCAKIIIASCVIIALCVFIWPWLNSYTAIPSFVRLLGFIALVAGFYFTVLMLMKTDELNTLQHKIKTLLHR, from the coding sequence ATGAGCATGCAAAAAAACGCCAGTAAAATCAGTGCGGCTACGTTTTTAAGCCGTATTTTGGGGCTGGTGCGCGAGCAAATTTTTGCGGCTGTTTTGGGTGCGGGTTATTTTGCCGATGCCTTTATTTTTGCCTTTCGTATTCCCAATTTATTTAGAGATTTGTTTGCTGAAGGGGCTTTATCCCAGGCCTTTGTGCCCACCATTGCCAAATTTAAAGAAAAACAAAGCCAGCAGGCAACGCTGGCTTTTTTTCAAAGCATGTTGGCCATGCTTATTTTAATTGTGGGTTTTTTGACGGTTTTGGGCATATTTTTGGCGCCGGTGTTTGTGGATTATATTGCCCCGGGCTTTGCCGATATCCCGGGAAAAAGAGACCTCACCATCAAGCTCACCCGCATTTTGTTTCCTTTTCTTTTGTTTGTATCTTGCGCGGCTTTGTTCATGAGTGTGCTTAATGTCTATCAGGAGTTTTTGCGCCCGGCTTTGGCACCGGCCGTGTTTAATCTGTGCTCCATTAGTGTGGGGCTGTGGGTCTATTTTGCTGATTTTTCCAATCAAACTGCCGTCTATGCCTGGGCCATGGCCACCACCTTTGCTGGCCTTGCCCAAGCCAGCATGCAAGTGCCCAAACTCTGGCGCTATGGCTATAGATTGATTCCAAAATTTAAAGGGGTTTTTAAGCATCCTGGCGTAAAAACCGTGCTGTATTTGATGCTACCGGCCATCATTGCCAATGCCGGCACCCAGGTCAATGTTTTGGTGAACACCTCTTTGGCCTCTCTCTTAGAAGAAGGCAGTATTTCATGGCTCAATTACGCCTTTAGGCTGATGCAGTTGCCCATTGGCGTGTTTGGTGTGGCCATTTCTGTGGTGACCTTAAGCCAGGTGTCCAATCTGATTGCCCAAAACAAAGTGGAAGATTATAAAAAAAATGTCAGCACAGCCTTGAGCTTTACTCTGTTGCTGACTTTGCCCAGCACCATTGGCTTGCTGTTTTTGGGCCAGCCCATTATTGCCATGATTTACCAACGCGGTTTGTTTGACCTGTATGACACGCAAAACACTTTTACGGCTTTGTATTTTTACAGTTTTGGTTTGCCCTTTTATGCAGGGGTCAAAGTCTTGGCGCCCATCTTTTTTGCTTTTGATAAATCTAAAATCCCCACCTATGCCAGTTTAACCGGTATTGCCGTCAACATTGTTTTTAACCTGATGTATTATAAAATTTTAGGCCACGGCGGCTTGGCTTTGGGTACGTCTTTGGCTATGCTGGTTAACTTTTTAATTTTATTGATCACCCTGCATGTTCAGGAAAAAATCTTTATGTGGTCTGCCATCCTTAAATCCTGCGCAAAAATTATTATTGCCAGCTGCGTGATCATTGCCTTGTGCGTCTTTATTTGGCCTTGGCTTAACAGCTATACAGCTATTCCAAGTTTTGTCCGTTTATTGGGCTTTATTGCTTTGGTGGCTGGATTTTATTTTACTGTTCTGATGCTGATGAAAACCGATGAACTGAACACTTTGCAGCATAAAATAAAAACCTTGCTACACCGATAA